A single genomic interval of Alcaligenes sp. SDU_A2 harbors:
- a CDS encoding ABC transporter ATP-binding protein, with amino-acid sequence MVEAQRKPIIQVRDLSNRFGDHVVHEHLDMDVYPGEIVGVVGGSGTGKSVLLRSILGLRPPSGGTVRIFDQEIGALSADERSRLERRLGVLFQQGALFSSLTVVENIAMPLIEHIGLSRPKAEHIAAMKMALAGLPANAGSKFPSELSGGMIKRAALARALALDPEILFLDEPTAGLDPIGAGEFDQLILTLRDALGLTVFLVTHDLDTLYTICDRVAVLAEKRVLVNDTLSRVEQFDNVWIREYFQGPRGRAAQQAQDRRQEHA; translated from the coding sequence ATGGTAGAGGCACAGCGCAAGCCCATTATCCAGGTACGTGATCTGAGTAATCGCTTTGGCGACCACGTAGTGCATGAACACCTGGACATGGATGTGTATCCGGGCGAAATCGTGGGCGTGGTGGGCGGATCGGGCACCGGCAAGTCCGTATTGCTGCGCTCCATACTGGGCCTGCGGCCCCCTTCGGGTGGAACCGTCCGTATTTTCGACCAGGAGATCGGCGCGCTGAGCGCCGATGAGCGCTCGCGTCTGGAGCGTCGTCTGGGCGTGCTGTTTCAGCAGGGGGCCTTGTTTTCATCGCTGACTGTCGTCGAAAACATTGCCATGCCCTTGATCGAGCATATCGGCTTATCGCGCCCCAAAGCGGAGCATATTGCCGCCATGAAAATGGCGCTGGCCGGCCTGCCTGCCAATGCGGGCAGCAAGTTCCCGTCCGAATTGTCGGGGGGCATGATCAAGCGCGCCGCGCTGGCCCGCGCTCTGGCCCTGGACCCGGAAATATTGTTTCTGGACGAGCCGACGGCCGGTCTGGACCCTATCGGTGCCGGGGAATTCGATCAACTGATCCTGACCTTGCGTGATGCGCTGGGTCTGACGGTTTTTTTGGTGACACACGACCTGGATACGCTCTACACCATCTGCGACAGGGTCGCGGTATTGGCGGAAAAGCGTGTGCTGGTCAATGACACGCTCAGCCGTGTCGAACAATTCGATAACGTCTGGATTCGGGAATATTTCCAGGGTCCGCGGGGAAGGGCTGCTCAGCAGGCCCAAGACCGACGTCAGGAGCACGCTTAA
- the dctP gene encoding TRAP transporter substrate-binding protein DctP, whose product MITKTTRVAAALLLAMGMAGAQAAEVTLKAVSVFTMDTFFTKRFKQFVDKVNAEGKGLVQINVIGGPEAIPPFEVGNALRAGVVDFANTTAVFHANLVPEALAMTLTEKPMSELRKNGGYELMDKIHREKANITWLARTTDGLQYHIYTNKPVTSADLSGFKLRGVPVYLAFFREIGATPLQIPPGEVYTALERGVVDGYGWPSVGVMEMGWHEKTKYRVEPGFYNVEVGFFMNQKSWEKLDEEQKAFMRKQIEWMESQNVTEHELAVQEKAATEKAGVQPLVLDPEAARALRTKAYEAGWAGIDKSSPKYAAQLRELFGGYQP is encoded by the coding sequence ATGATTACGAAAACGACTCGAGTGGCGGCAGCCCTGCTGCTGGCAATGGGAATGGCCGGTGCCCAGGCGGCCGAGGTCACGCTCAAGGCGGTGTCGGTCTTTACCATGGACACCTTCTTCACCAAACGCTTCAAGCAGTTTGTGGACAAGGTCAATGCCGAGGGCAAGGGCCTGGTGCAGATCAACGTGATCGGCGGACCGGAAGCCATCCCCCCGTTCGAGGTGGGCAATGCCCTGCGTGCCGGCGTAGTCGATTTTGCCAATACGACGGCCGTGTTCCACGCCAATCTGGTGCCCGAGGCCCTGGCCATGACGCTGACGGAAAAGCCCATGAGCGAGCTGCGCAAGAACGGCGGCTACGAGCTGATGGACAAGATCCATAGGGAAAAAGCCAATATCACCTGGCTGGCCCGCACCACCGATGGCCTGCAGTACCACATCTACACCAACAAGCCGGTGACATCGGCCGATCTGTCCGGTTTCAAACTGCGCGGCGTGCCGGTCTATCTGGCCTTCTTTCGCGAAATCGGTGCCACCCCCTTGCAGATCCCGCCGGGCGAAGTCTATACCGCCCTGGAGCGCGGCGTGGTGGACGGCTATGGCTGGCCTTCGGTGGGTGTGATGGAAATGGGCTGGCATGAAAAGACCAAGTATCGCGTCGAGCCGGGCTTTTACAACGTCGAAGTGGGCTTTTTTATGAACCAGAAAAGCTGGGAGAAGCTGGACGAAGAGCAGAAAGCCTTCATGCGCAAGCAGATCGAATGGATGGAGTCCCAGAACGTGACCGAGCACGAGTTGGCCGTCCAGGAAAAAGCCGCCACTGAAAAAGCCGGCGTGCAGCCCCTGGTTCTGGACCCCGAGGCCGCGCGCGCGCTGCGCACCAAGGCCTACGAAGCGGGCTGGGCGGGTATCGACAAATCCAGTCCTAAGTACGCCGCGCAGCTGCGCGAACTGTTCGGCGGCTACCAACCCTGA
- a CDS encoding MlaE family ABC transporter permease: MTNSSPAYLRSDSSGQLHLLGDWTLRHYDALQASLAQAAEPDSAHELDFSELRALDTVGAQLLCEWLGTQRVQAALDGAHGLSDERRQLLQTVARAMGRTQSAPAAPRHWLVTDLLERVGMSTERFFRQARDLLGFIGLTLETLFLNLLRPSQWRVTSIVAQLEETAFNAVPIVALLTFLVGAVIAFLGATVLADFGATIYTVNLVGFSFLREFAVLLTAILMAGRTASAFTAQIGSMKANEEIDALRAQGLNPMLILVIPRVLAMLLAMPILTFIGMVAGIFGGALVCALTLDISPTMFLNIFSQDIDLRHFILGMAKAPVFAFLIAVIGCQEGFKVSGSAQSVGEHTTSAVVHSIFIVILIDALAALFFMEMGW, encoded by the coding sequence ATGACGAATTCCTCGCCTGCGTACCTTCGTTCCGACAGCTCCGGCCAATTGCACCTGCTGGGCGATTGGACCTTGCGCCATTACGATGCATTGCAGGCCAGTCTGGCGCAGGCGGCGGAGCCAGACAGCGCACATGAGCTTGATTTCAGCGAACTGCGCGCGCTCGACACCGTTGGCGCTCAGTTGTTGTGTGAATGGCTGGGCACCCAGCGTGTGCAGGCAGCGTTGGATGGAGCGCACGGTTTGTCCGACGAACGTCGGCAGTTGCTGCAGACTGTGGCGCGCGCCATGGGCCGCACCCAGTCGGCACCTGCTGCGCCGCGCCATTGGCTGGTCACCGACTTGTTGGAACGGGTGGGTATGTCCACCGAGCGGTTTTTCCGCCAGGCCCGCGACCTGCTGGGCTTTATCGGTCTGACGCTGGAAACCTTGTTTCTTAACCTGCTACGCCCCAGCCAGTGGCGCGTCACCTCCATTGTGGCGCAGCTGGAGGAAACCGCGTTTAATGCCGTGCCCATCGTGGCCTTGCTGACCTTTCTGGTCGGGGCCGTCATTGCGTTTCTGGGGGCGACCGTATTGGCTGACTTCGGGGCCACCATCTATACCGTCAATCTGGTCGGTTTTTCCTTTCTGCGCGAGTTCGCCGTCTTGCTGACGGCCATCTTGATGGCCGGTCGCACGGCCAGTGCCTTTACGGCGCAGATCGGCTCCATGAAAGCCAACGAAGAAATTGATGCTTTGCGGGCCCAGGGCCTCAATCCCATGTTGATTCTGGTGATCCCGCGCGTACTGGCCATGTTGCTGGCCATGCCTATCCTGACCTTTATCGGCATGGTCGCCGGTATTTTTGGCGGCGCTCTGGTGTGCGCGCTGACGCTGGACATCTCGCCCACCATGTTCTTGAATATTTTCAGTCAGGACATCGATCTGCGGCATTTCATCCTGGGCATGGCCAAGGCACCGGTCTTTGCGTTCCTGATTGCCGTCATAGGCTGTCAGGAAGGGTTCAAGGTCAGCGGCAGCGCCCAGTCCGTGGGCGAACACACGACCTCGGCAGTTGTGCACTCTATTTTTATCGTGATCCTGATCGATGCCCTGGCGGCGTTGTTTTTTATGGAGATGGGATGGTAG
- a CDS encoding MlaD family protein: MEPRAHHVLIGVFTLLVATAAVLFSLWLSKAGRDAETRDYEVVFLEGVRGLSRGSAVQYNGLRVGEVRSLRLDPKDLQRVRALITIQAAIPIHQDTHARLALAGITGQSVIELGGGTPSSPLLQASDDGLPVIVASPSPLAQLMAGGEELMSRISDLLENANHFLSAENSKSISASLGQLEKLMGQLSTASEDVPGLIRELSAASQQATALLQSTQGLIDKQGAQAMNAIQSSMQDFSKATQNLDKLLRDNAAAIGRGAQGLTEIEPTLRELRQALAGLRAVTTRLNDNPAGYLLGREQLQEFTP, translated from the coding sequence ATGGAACCTCGCGCCCATCATGTATTGATCGGGGTCTTTACCTTGCTGGTCGCCACGGCGGCTGTGTTGTTTTCGCTTTGGCTGTCCAAGGCAGGCCGGGACGCCGAAACCCGCGACTACGAGGTCGTTTTTCTGGAAGGCGTGCGCGGCCTGTCGCGCGGCAGTGCCGTGCAGTACAACGGCCTGCGCGTGGGGGAAGTGCGCTCTTTGCGGCTGGACCCCAAGGATTTGCAGCGTGTGCGCGCCTTGATCACCATTCAGGCGGCGATTCCGATTCATCAGGATACGCATGCGCGGCTGGCTCTGGCCGGTATTACTGGGCAGTCCGTTATCGAGCTAGGCGGCGGCACGCCCAGCAGTCCCCTGCTGCAGGCCTCGGATGACGGTCTGCCGGTCATTGTGGCCTCGCCTTCGCCGCTGGCCCAGTTAATGGCGGGCGGCGAGGAGTTGATGAGCCGCATATCCGACCTGCTGGAGAATGCCAATCATTTTCTGTCCGCCGAAAATTCCAAATCCATTTCCGCCAGCCTGGGACAGCTGGAGAAGTTGATGGGGCAGTTGTCCACGGCCAGCGAAGATGTGCCCGGACTGATCCGCGAATTGTCCGCGGCCAGTCAGCAGGCCACTGCGCTGCTCCAGTCTACGCAGGGCCTGATCGACAAACAGGGTGCGCAGGCCATGAATGCCATCCAGAGCTCAATGCAGGACTTCAGCAAAGCGACGCAAAACCTGGACAAGCTGCTGCGGGACAATGCGGCGGCGATAGGCCGTGGTGCCCAGGGCCTGACCGAAATCGAGCCGACCTTGCGTGAGTTGCGTCAGGCGCTGGCCGGTCTGCGGGCGGTCACGACCCGGCTCAATGACAACCCGGCCGGCTATCTGCTGGGCCGCGAACAACTTCAGGAGTTCACGCCATGA
- a CDS encoding ATP-dependent acyl-CoA ligase, which translates to MHAHSIPASQLPLYDLPATERTLPALLQLRARRMGDAPLFSDRHSSYTGQQTLQAAAASASRLATAGIVRGDRVALLCTNRREFLDIVLGCGWLGAVVVPINTASRGAQLQHILSNSGATLLVVETDLTPLLEHVDLATTQLKQAWLVPGELAAQALDIPTCELPPLGEYCEPADIGPGDTLAILYTSGTSGPSKGVQCPHAQFYWWGIYTASKLGMRPDDVLYTCLPMFHTNALNTFFQALVSDACMIADRKFSASRFFANLHETGATITYLLGAMVPILLSKPVTAAEKLHKTRIALGPGVPEQFHAQFLERCGMLLLDGFGSTETNYVMGRGIEEQRNGYMGRLSDGFEARVVDEHDNELPDGQVGELLLRANEPYAFALGYYGMPEKTVETWKNLWFHTGDRVVRDAQGYYRFVDRLKDMIRRRGENISSFEVEEALSSHPAVQTVAVYAAQSELAEDEVMAMIVLRPDAQVSCEELLGHCERTLPYFAVPRFVEFADSLPTTENGKIQKFALRDRGVGPATWDREKAGYQVRR; encoded by the coding sequence ATGCACGCCCATTCCATTCCCGCTTCCCAACTACCGCTGTATGACCTGCCTGCCACCGAGCGCACATTGCCTGCCCTGCTGCAACTGCGCGCCCGGCGCATGGGCGATGCGCCACTGTTCTCGGATCGACACAGCAGCTACACCGGCCAGCAGACCCTGCAAGCGGCGGCGGCCAGCGCCAGCCGCCTGGCGACAGCCGGCATCGTTCGCGGCGACCGGGTAGCCCTACTGTGCACCAACCGGCGCGAATTCCTGGATATCGTGCTGGGCTGCGGCTGGCTGGGCGCGGTCGTCGTCCCCATCAATACCGCTTCGCGCGGCGCGCAGCTACAACATATTCTGAGCAATAGCGGGGCCACCTTGCTGGTCGTTGAAACTGACCTGACGCCCCTGCTGGAACACGTGGATCTGGCCACCACCCAACTGAAACAAGCCTGGCTGGTCCCCGGCGAACTTGCCGCCCAAGCGCTGGACATACCCACGTGCGAATTGCCGCCCCTGGGCGAGTACTGCGAACCAGCCGACATCGGACCGGGCGACACGCTGGCCATTCTGTATACCTCCGGCACCTCGGGCCCATCCAAAGGCGTGCAGTGTCCGCACGCCCAGTTCTACTGGTGGGGCATCTACACGGCCAGCAAGTTGGGGATGCGTCCCGACGATGTGCTCTATACCTGTCTGCCCATGTTCCACACCAATGCCCTGAACACCTTTTTCCAGGCCCTGGTCAGCGACGCCTGCATGATTGCGGACCGCAAGTTCTCGGCCAGCCGCTTCTTTGCCAATCTGCACGAGACCGGTGCCACCATCACCTACCTGCTCGGTGCCATGGTCCCTATCCTGCTGTCCAAACCGGTCACTGCGGCCGAAAAACTGCACAAAACACGTATTGCCCTTGGCCCCGGCGTGCCCGAGCAATTTCACGCCCAATTCCTGGAGCGTTGCGGCATGCTCCTGCTGGACGGTTTCGGATCGACCGAAACCAATTACGTCATGGGGCGCGGCATCGAAGAACAACGCAATGGCTATATGGGCCGCCTGTCCGACGGCTTCGAGGCCCGGGTCGTGGATGAACACGACAATGAGTTGCCCGACGGCCAGGTGGGCGAGCTGCTGCTGCGCGCCAACGAGCCCTATGCCTTCGCATTGGGCTACTACGGCATGCCCGAGAAAACCGTGGAAACCTGGAAGAATCTGTGGTTTCACACCGGCGACCGCGTGGTGCGCGATGCCCAAGGCTACTACCGCTTCGTGGATCGCCTGAAAGACATGATCCGCCGACGCGGCGAAAACATTTCTTCCTTTGAAGTCGAAGAAGCCCTGTCCAGCCACCCGGCCGTGCAGACCGTGGCCGTCTATGCGGCCCAGTCGGAACTGGCCGAGGACGAGGTGATGGCCATGATCGTGCTGCGCCCCGATGCGCAAGTCAGCTGCGAAGAGCTGCTGGGCCATTGCGAGCGCACCTTGCCCTACTTTGCCGTGCCCCGATTCGTCGAATTTGCAGACAGCCTGCCGACCACCGAAAACGGCAAAATCCAGAAATTCGCCTTGCGCGACCGCGGCGTGGGCCCGGCCACGTGGGATCGGGAAAAAGCCGGCTACCAAGTCCGCCGCTGA
- a CDS encoding TRAP transporter small permease: MSAASSSEGLPSNPAWGRPYALLMHACGAVAALTFGLMSLLVCADVVLRNLGYDILSTSVEITEYMLIIATFVAAPWVLYLGGHIRIDVLFNTLPRSAQRALDLLSNLLGLTVSGVLAWQCVAVALDAHEQGSMVFKALVFPEWWLNLPLLFGSAMLALEFLRRLVSPAIQQGA; this comes from the coding sequence ATGTCTGCTGCAAGTTCGTCGGAAGGCCTTCCTTCCAATCCTGCGTGGGGTCGTCCCTACGCGCTGCTGATGCATGCCTGCGGTGCCGTGGCCGCACTGACCTTCGGGCTGATGAGCCTGTTGGTATGCGCCGATGTGGTACTGCGCAATCTGGGCTACGACATTCTTTCCACCAGCGTGGAAATCACAGAATACATGCTGATTATCGCCACCTTTGTGGCGGCCCCCTGGGTCTTGTATCTGGGCGGCCATATCCGCATTGATGTCTTGTTCAATACCTTGCCGCGCAGTGCGCAGCGTGCGCTGGACCTGCTGTCCAATCTGTTGGGCCTGACCGTCAGCGGCGTGTTGGCCTGGCAGTGCGTGGCCGTGGCCCTGGATGCGCACGAGCAAGGCTCTATGGTGTTCAAGGCCCTGGTGTTTCCGGAGTGGTGGCTGAATCTGCCATTGCTGTTTGGCTCGGCCATGCTGGCGCTGGAGTTCCTGCGTCGTCTGGTCTCGCCTGCTATCCAGCAAGGAGCGTGA
- a CDS encoding thiolase family protein, which produces MSPDFTWSTVRLLGATEVTYTRRGQRSTSELLALAFRQAVDQAGLHAKDIDGLGVASFTHTPDRAIDLAWKLGLQPRWIMDDSNGGASGLNILQHAIRAVQAGDAHAIAIVAGDHFEAEDFRRLVENYNQTTRDHLRPLGAGSPNQVFAMLTAAQTRTLGLERADYGALVMRQRQWAALNPQAVYRAPMSLDDYLNAPDVAWPLGRLDCVPVVDGANAIIVTRQDHAAAQGKPGITVRALRSLHNIDDQQGDGLSTGLARLGPQLWPESGLSPADMDVVSIYDDYPVMVLAQLQDLGFFQPQDAKRFIHDQIATGRLALNTSGGQLSAGQAGAACSLHGLVEVVRQLSGQAGERQVAQARYGLVTGYGMVEYRYGMCSTALILEALS; this is translated from the coding sequence ATGAGCCCTGACTTTACCTGGAGCACGGTACGCCTGCTGGGCGCGACCGAAGTCACCTACACGCGCCGCGGCCAGCGCAGCACCTCCGAACTGCTGGCCCTGGCTTTTCGCCAGGCGGTGGACCAAGCCGGCTTGCACGCCAAGGATATCGACGGCCTGGGCGTGGCATCGTTCACCCACACCCCTGACCGCGCTATTGATCTGGCCTGGAAACTGGGACTACAACCACGCTGGATCATGGACGACAGCAATGGCGGGGCCAGCGGTCTGAATATCCTGCAACACGCCATCCGCGCCGTGCAGGCAGGCGATGCGCACGCCATCGCCATCGTGGCCGGCGACCACTTCGAGGCCGAGGACTTTCGCCGCCTGGTGGAAAACTACAACCAGACCACGCGCGACCACCTACGCCCACTGGGCGCGGGCAGCCCGAATCAGGTCTTTGCCATGCTGACCGCCGCCCAGACCCGCACGCTGGGTCTGGAGCGCGCCGACTATGGCGCATTGGTGATGCGCCAGCGTCAGTGGGCCGCCTTGAATCCGCAAGCCGTCTACCGGGCACCCATGAGCCTGGACGACTATCTGAACGCCCCGGATGTGGCCTGGCCATTGGGCAGATTGGACTGCGTGCCGGTGGTGGACGGAGCCAATGCCATCATCGTCACACGTCAGGACCATGCGGCAGCGCAAGGTAAGCCTGGCATTACCGTGCGCGCCCTGCGCAGCCTGCACAATATCGATGACCAGCAAGGCGATGGACTAAGCACCGGCCTGGCCCGTCTGGGCCCCCAGTTATGGCCGGAAAGCGGCCTGAGTCCCGCCGACATGGATGTCGTCAGCATCTACGACGACTATCCGGTCATGGTGTTGGCACAGTTGCAAGACCTGGGTTTTTTCCAACCACAGGATGCAAAACGCTTCATTCACGACCAGATCGCCACTGGCCGTCTGGCGCTCAACACCTCCGGCGGGCAATTATCAGCCGGTCAGGCCGGCGCGGCCTGCAGCCTGCACGGTCTGGTGGAAGTCGTGCGCCAACTCAGTGGTCAGGCGGGCGAGCGCCAAGTGGCGCAGGCACGCTATGGCCTGGTGACCGGTTATGGCATGGTCGAGTACCGTTACGGCATGTGTTCCACCGCCTTGATCCTGGAGGCCCTGTCATGA
- a CDS encoding HAD family hydrolase encodes MTFSAVLFDCDGVLVDSEPITVRVLRDMLEEEGWVMSYDQCYDWFIGKSLPDELHVVRQMTGKDLDMEWVMAFRMRRNHALSGEVMPIPGIKAAIEIILTHKPGMIACASGADRSKLMLQLGQTQLLDYFGDHVYSGAETPRNKPYPDVYLAAAQGLGVDARACVVVEDSVTGATAGLAAGALVLGYCPVAGREHELLQAGVRQTFRRMDELPALIARLEKEHAAHYHGGL; translated from the coding sequence ATGACGTTCTCCGCTGTGCTTTTCGATTGCGACGGCGTGCTGGTGGACAGCGAACCCATCACGGTGCGCGTACTGCGCGACATGCTGGAGGAAGAAGGCTGGGTCATGAGCTACGACCAGTGCTACGACTGGTTCATCGGCAAGTCCCTGCCCGACGAGCTGCACGTGGTGCGCCAAATGACCGGCAAGGATCTGGACATGGAATGGGTCATGGCCTTTCGGATGCGCCGCAACCATGCCCTGTCCGGCGAAGTCATGCCCATTCCCGGCATCAAGGCAGCCATCGAAATCATTCTGACCCATAAACCCGGCATGATCGCCTGCGCCTCGGGCGCGGATCGCTCCAAGCTCATGCTGCAATTGGGACAGACACAATTGCTGGACTATTTCGGGGACCATGTTTACAGCGGCGCGGAAACACCGCGCAATAAACCGTATCCCGACGTCTATTTGGCCGCCGCGCAGGGTCTTGGCGTGGACGCACGCGCTTGCGTGGTGGTGGAAGACAGCGTGACCGGGGCAACGGCAGGTTTGGCCGCTGGTGCCCTTGTGCTGGGCTACTGCCCGGTAGCCGGACGCGAGCACGAACTGCTACAGGCGGGCGTGCGCCAGACCTTTCGGCGCATGGACGAACTGCCCGCCCTGATCGCCCGCCTTGAAAAGGAACATGCCGCTCACTACCACGGCGGCCTCTGA
- a CDS encoding zinc ribbon domain-containing protein, with the protein MSPAVFRCLNCDHRVFPARHLCPRCHGAEFQTEPCHLGTVQELTHSLQGNADGQPDVLQLATIASAAGPVLIARLHGDDVQRGDSVRLVMRDGGIHAEPAKA; encoded by the coding sequence ATGAGTCCTGCTGTTTTCCGCTGCCTGAACTGCGATCATCGCGTCTTTCCCGCCCGCCACCTGTGCCCGCGCTGCCACGGTGCCGAATTCCAGACCGAGCCGTGCCATTTAGGCACGGTGCAAGAACTAACCCACAGTCTGCAAGGCAACGCCGACGGTCAGCCCGATGTGCTGCAACTGGCTACCATTGCCAGCGCCGCCGGTCCCGTGCTGATCGCCCGATTGCATGGCGACGACGTTCAGCGTGGCGATAGCGTACGGCTGGTGATGCGCGATGGCGGGATTCATGCGGAGCCAGCAAAAGCATAA
- a CDS encoding TRAP transporter large permease, with amino-acid sequence MEWQTALILMLGSLFLLMAIGTPVVFAFLSVNLLGAWLFLGEGAGLAQWARNTTASIGSFSLTPIPLFVLMGEVLFHTGLAFKAIDSIERMISRVPGKLSIVSILGGTTFATLSGSSIANTAMMGGVMLPEMLRRGYHPTMAMGPIMAVGGIAMLIPPSALAVMLGSLAGISIERLLIGGILPGLVMAIGFLAYVVVRSRLRPQDAPMSDDDPATRLKGWALWKPFVFNVVPLLGIFIAVVGSMLVGWASPSESAAIGVLASVLATIAYRALTLQALWKSLIETAKVSVVILFILAASTTFAQLLSFSGASAGFLGMIKDYNLSPFVLVICMLLVLLIMGMVLDQISMMMIALPFFMPLALAAGVDTVWLGVMILIALEIGLLTPPFGLLLIVMQSVAPPSIRLPHIYRAAVPFLAIEVAVLALVLFIPWIAIGLPGLIG; translated from the coding sequence ATGGAATGGCAAACGGCGTTGATCCTGATGCTGGGATCGCTTTTTCTGTTGATGGCCATCGGCACGCCGGTGGTGTTTGCCTTTCTGTCGGTCAATCTGCTGGGGGCTTGGCTGTTTCTGGGCGAAGGGGCCGGGTTGGCGCAGTGGGCGCGCAATACGACTGCATCGATCGGCAGCTTTTCGCTGACGCCCATTCCTTTGTTCGTATTGATGGGCGAGGTACTGTTCCATACCGGGCTGGCGTTCAAGGCGATTGACTCCATCGAACGCATGATCTCGCGCGTGCCCGGCAAGTTGTCTATCGTCAGCATTCTGGGCGGCACGACCTTTGCCACGCTGTCGGGTTCGTCCATTGCCAATACCGCCATGATGGGCGGGGTCATGTTGCCCGAGATGCTGCGTCGCGGCTACCACCCCACAATGGCAATGGGCCCCATCATGGCAGTGGGCGGCATTGCCATGTTGATTCCGCCTTCTGCCCTGGCGGTCATGCTGGGCAGTCTGGCCGGCATTTCGATTGAGCGCTTGTTGATCGGCGGCATTTTGCCCGGTCTGGTGATGGCCATCGGCTTTCTGGCCTACGTGGTGGTGCGCAGCCGCTTGCGTCCGCAGGATGCACCGATGAGCGACGACGATCCGGCAACCCGCCTGAAGGGGTGGGCGCTGTGGAAGCCCTTTGTGTTCAATGTGGTTCCTTTGCTGGGCATCTTCATTGCCGTGGTCGGCTCTATGTTGGTCGGTTGGGCCTCGCCCTCGGAATCGGCCGCCATCGGCGTGCTGGCTTCGGTGCTGGCGACCATCGCCTACCGGGCGCTGACCTTGCAGGCTTTGTGGAAAAGTCTGATCGAAACAGCCAAGGTATCCGTGGTCATCTTGTTCATCCTGGCTGCGTCCACGACCTTTGCGCAATTGCTCAGTTTCTCGGGTGCCAGCGCCGGCTTTCTGGGCATGATCAAAGACTACAACCTGTCGCCCTTTGTGCTGGTCATCTGCATGTTGCTGGTGCTGCTGATCATGGGCATGGTGCTGGATCAGATCTCCATGATGATGATTGCGCTGCCGTTCTTCATGCCTCTGGCCCTGGCGGCCGGCGTGGATACGGTATGGCTCGGCGTGATGATTCTGATCGCCCTGGAAATCGGCCTGCTGACCCCACCGTTCGGCTTGCTGCTGATCGTGATGCAAAGCGTGGCTCCGCCTTCGATTCGCTTGCCGCACATTTACCGCGCCGCAGTACCCTTCCTGGCTATCGAGGTTGCCGTGCTGGCGTTGGTGTTGTTCATCCCCTGGATCGCCATCGGTCTGCCCGGCCTGATCGGGTGA
- a CDS encoding ABC-type transport auxiliary lipoprotein family protein, which translates to MMSAFVRRLAMGAAAMSTVVLTACSVLPAPESLTYYQLPAATLAAQASDPARQALIVQVDRPYAERALASSRIIVLPDGNQLSAYQGVRWSDDAPALLRNRLASALRDTGQFRAVTLDSDALVADWELSGNLNAFQVVYVQGAPRVRIQFDAALRDQRNGALVQTRRFTQEEPVQGTAVPQVVQAFGSAADALALQISQWLGSVPVSARTP; encoded by the coding sequence ATGATGTCTGCTTTTGTACGCCGTCTGGCGATGGGTGCCGCTGCAATGAGCACGGTTGTGCTGACCGCCTGCTCTGTGCTGCCTGCGCCGGAGTCTCTGACGTATTATCAGTTGCCGGCCGCCACTTTGGCCGCCCAGGCGTCCGATCCGGCCCGACAGGCTTTGATCGTGCAGGTGGACAGGCCTTATGCCGAGCGTGCCTTGGCCAGTTCGCGCATCATTGTCTTGCCCGATGGCAATCAACTGAGCGCCTACCAGGGCGTGCGTTGGAGCGATGATGCGCCCGCCTTGTTGCGCAATCGTCTGGCCAGCGCCTTGCGTGATACGGGCCAGTTTCGCGCCGTCACCCTCGATAGCGATGCGTTGGTGGCGGATTGGGAACTGAGCGGCAACTTGAATGCCTTCCAGGTGGTGTACGTACAGGGAGCGCCGCGCGTGCGCATTCAGTTCGATGCTGCGTTGCGCGATCAGCGCAATGGCGCGCTGGTGCAGACGCGCCGTTTTACGCAGGAAGAACCGGTGCAGGGCACGGCGGTGCCGCAGGTGGTGCAGGCTTTTGGCAGCGCGGCCGATGCGCTGGCGCTGCAAATCAGCCAATGGCTCGGTTCGGTGCCGGTATCGGCCAGAACGCCTTGA